In Candidatus Defluviibacterium haderslevense, the following are encoded in one genomic region:
- a CDS encoding transposase encodes MEKFKNKYRIPPSRLQTWDYGSNGSYFITICTKNREHFFGEIVDREMQLNDIGKIAEQYWLEISNHFSFIELGNFVVMPNHTHGILIIGKPDMIDDNGNTVETLQCNVSNNATNPTNPNKNQQMAKISPKSGTISTIVRSYKSVVSKYARQIHADFAWQPRFHDHIIRDARSFETIQNYIANNPRNWQKDKFKA; translated from the coding sequence ATGGAAAAATTCAAAAATAAATATCGTATACCACCTTCCCGTTTACAAACCTGGGATTATGGCAGCAATGGTTCGTATTTTATTACCATCTGCACTAAAAACAGAGAACATTTTTTTGGTGAAATTGTGGATAGGGAAATGCAATTAAATGACATTGGAAAAATTGCAGAACAATATTGGTTGGAAATTTCCAATCATTTTTCGTTTATAGAATTAGGAAATTTTGTGGTAATGCCAAATCATACCCACGGAATATTGATTATTGGCAAACCGGATATGATTGATGACAACGGTAATACCGTAGAGACGTTGCAATGCAACGTCTCTAACAACGCAACCAACCCGACCAACCCCAACAAAAACCAACAAATGGCAAAAATTTCTCCAAAATCAGGGACAATTTCAACCATTGTCAGGTCATACAAATCTGTGGTATCAAAATACGCCCGACAAATCCATGCCGATTTTGCATGGCAACCCCGATTTCATGACCATATTATTCGTGATGCACGATCATTTGAAACCATTCAAAATTATATTGCCAATAACCCAAGGAATTGGCAAAAAGATAAATTTAAGGCCTAA
- a CDS encoding protease inhibitor I42 family protein, with protein MFSNFNLKKMITINNTDNGKKILTKKGDVIKLQLPENPTTGYFWKINAHDENHLKLTEKENEISNKAVGAGGLKTFYFKVMNEGISELQIALGNPWENDTVETFNVTIESKNKG; from the coding sequence ATGTTTTCAAATTTTAATTTAAAAAAAATGATAACGATAAATAATACAGATAATGGAAAGAAAATCCTGACCAAAAAAGGCGATGTAATTAAATTGCAGCTTCCAGAAAATCCTACTACAGGATATTTTTGGAAAATAAATGCTCATGATGAAAATCACCTAAAATTAACGGAAAAAGAAAATGAAATATCGAACAAAGCTGTTGGTGCAGGCGGATTGAAAACCTTTTATTTTAAAGTTATGAACGAAGGTATAAGTGAATTGCAAATTGCACTTGGCAATCCTTGGGAAAATGATACCGTAGAAACTTTCAATGTAACGATAGAAAGTAAGAACAAAGGGTGA
- a CDS encoding C1 family peptidase has product MAKEKLELSAIQDAIASSNAGWEAGVTSVSELSDAEKKHRLGYTPGPDAPSLEDQEQICSNALTQYLSDSAMKSADTFAAPASLDWRNNGGNFVTDVKNQGNCGSCVAFGTIASIESQIKILRGATYAIDLSEAHLFYCHARSESRNCRNGWWPDRALNFFQSQGVTEEAYYPYTAGDQNCSGKLAGWDTHLTKITGYSKINGIEAIKEFVSTKGPVEACFSVYNDFFSYRSGIYRHTTGTLAGGHCVCIVGYDTAGGYWICKNSWGTGFGESGFFKIAFGQCGIEGQVYGATGIVNNYNINGVKVQGLWATNETRNAWVYLSGGNGWKKIGNSNDTAFLNMLTQLASAKTTNSNVNVIIKDSFIQQVYVF; this is encoded by the coding sequence ATGGCAAAAGAGAAATTAGAACTTAGTGCAATTCAAGATGCAATTGCAAGTTCAAATGCCGGATGGGAAGCCGGCGTCACAAGCGTATCAGAATTATCTGATGCAGAGAAAAAACATCGACTTGGATATACTCCCGGACCGGACGCTCCAAGTTTAGAAGACCAGGAACAGATATGTTCTAATGCATTGACGCAATATCTGTCTGATTCTGCAATGAAGTCAGCAGATACATTTGCTGCACCTGCATCTTTAGATTGGCGAAATAATGGAGGAAATTTCGTAACTGATGTAAAAAATCAAGGAAATTGTGGTTCTTGTGTGGCATTCGGAACAATTGCTTCAATCGAAAGTCAAATCAAAATATTGCGCGGTGCGACTTATGCAATTGACCTTTCAGAAGCGCACCTTTTCTATTGTCATGCAAGGTCTGAAAGTCGCAATTGCAGAAATGGTTGGTGGCCAGATAGAGCATTAAACTTTTTTCAATCTCAAGGGGTAACGGAGGAAGCGTATTATCCATACACTGCCGGTGATCAAAATTGCTCAGGAAAACTTGCCGGTTGGGATACCCACCTAACCAAAATTACAGGCTATTCAAAAATCAACGGCATTGAAGCCATCAAAGAATTTGTCTCAACCAAAGGACCAGTAGAAGCTTGTTTTAGTGTTTATAATGATTTCTTTAGCTACAGATCAGGTATCTATAGACATACTACTGGAACGCTTGCAGGTGGTCATTGTGTATGCATCGTTGGTTATGACACCGCTGGTGGATACTGGATATGTAAAAATAGTTGGGGAACAGGTTTTGGTGAATCTGGATTTTTCAAAATCGCTTTCGGTCAATGCGGTATCGAAGGACAAGTGTATGGAGCTACCGGAATCGTAAACAACTACAACATTAATGGAGTAAAAGTTCAAGGATTATGGGCGACTAATGAAACCAGAAACGCTTGGGTTTACCTTAGTGGTGGAAACGGTTGGAAGAAAATTGGCAATTCAAACGACACTGCCTTTCTTAACATGCTTACCCAATTAGCTTCGGCAAAAACTACGAATTCAAATGTTAACGTAATAATCAAGGACAGTTTTATTCAACAAGTTTATGTGTTTTAA
- a CDS encoding Fic family protein — protein sequence MGTFDRKIPYNHLPLLPPEEDIETKNILRKTISVGRALAQLNVTLINLPNPTLFLDTIYLQEAKASSEVENIITTNDELYKSLVADRKIEHSATKEVLNYKEALWLGLEQLKTKPFITTNLCIKIVQCIKQNDASIRVTPGTTLSNSLGEIIYTPPSGDQIIREKLANLEKFINENITIDPLIKMAILHYQFEAIHPFSDGNGRTGRILLLLYLKLSGLLDTPAIYLSEYIIKNKVEYYRCLRGVTEKNEWEAYILYMLDMIEVTSNKGLKRLNKITTAMEKTAKEIKKKLPKVYSKDLIEILFRLPYTKRQHLIDENIGNLKTVGNYLIALEENGFLKSEKVGKEKLYLNQKLLEILEDKE from the coding sequence ATGGGAACATTTGACCGAAAAATTCCATATAACCACCTGCCACTGCTGCCACCAGAGGAAGACATAGAAACTAAAAATATACTTCGAAAAACAATTTCGGTTGGACGAGCATTAGCTCAATTAAATGTGACTTTGATAAATCTCCCAAACCCAACGCTGTTTTTAGACACCATATATTTACAAGAAGCGAAAGCGAGTTCCGAAGTAGAAAATATTATCACAACAAACGATGAACTATATAAGTCTTTGGTTGCTGACCGAAAAATCGAACATTCCGCTACAAAAGAAGTTTTAAACTACAAAGAAGCACTGTGGTTAGGTTTGGAACAATTGAAAACAAAACCATTTATAACAACTAATCTTTGCATAAAAATCGTACAATGTATCAAACAAAATGATGCTTCCATTCGTGTTACACCGGGAACTACATTGAGCAACTCACTTGGCGAAATTATCTACACTCCTCCAAGTGGTGACCAGATTATCCGTGAGAAATTAGCAAACTTAGAAAAGTTCATAAACGAAAATATAACAATAGACCCATTAATAAAAATGGCAATATTGCATTATCAATTTGAAGCAATACACCCATTTTCGGATGGTAATGGAAGAACTGGAAGGATTTTATTGTTATTGTATTTAAAACTTTCAGGCTTGTTAGACACCCCAGCAATATACTTGAGTGAGTATATCATTAAAAACAAAGTCGAATATTACAGGTGTTTACGAGGTGTAACCGAAAAGAACGAATGGGAAGCTTACATTTTGTATATGTTAGATATGATTGAAGTAACTTCCAATAAAGGATTGAAAAGATTAAATAAAATCACAACCGCAATGGAGAAAACTGCCAAGGAAATCAAAAAGAAATTACCAAAAGTTTATTCTAAAGACCTGATTGAGATTTTATTTCGTCTGCCTTATACCAAACGTCAACACTTGATTGACGAAAATATTGGAAACTTAAAGACAGTTGGAAACTATTTGATAGCGTTGGAAGAAAACGGATTTTTGAAATCAGAAAAAGTAGGAAAAGAGAAATTATACTTAAACCAGAAACTATTAGAAATATTGGAGGACAAAGAATAA
- a CDS encoding outer membrane beta-barrel protein: MKPSPPIPESDNECPFKITVTFDKQNLTDKLMPKLKLLRPKIIFLNGFTQSIVSGIDIVCYLFHKTIRSITYAILIFCFILTSLGAQENNNTFDLIIRPSIGINKLIAHKDGQFSSIPTSSCAGLNVSISTLVEYKASYRIQITTGIGYKLNQFHTEINNILTNGNINNGLNPTQIKETYTNSYLTIPLLLSCRINDKMYVGTGISYDYLFNSHCRKKVINNTDPIFDKYGNIYYFGKYSLMLYYKYTIIRKLSIGPNISISPNRTRSELLSNSTGPSISVDLHFELRI, translated from the coding sequence ATGAAACCCTCTCCCCCAATACCAGAATCAGATAACGAATGTCCCTTCAAAATCACAGTAACGTTTGATAAACAAAACCTTACTGATAAACTTATGCCAAAGTTAAAACTACTTCGGCCAAAGATTATATTTTTAAATGGATTTACACAAAGTATAGTTTCAGGAATTGACATCGTCTGCTATTTATTTCACAAGACAATTAGAAGTATTACTTATGCTATCTTAATTTTTTGCTTTATCCTTACTTCCTTAGGCGCTCAAGAAAATAATAATACTTTTGATTTGATTATACGACCTAGCATTGGCATTAATAAACTTATTGCGCATAAGGACGGACAATTTTCTTCCATTCCTACAAGTTCATGTGCAGGATTGAATGTATCTATTAGTACATTGGTTGAATATAAGGCCTCTTATAGAATTCAAATAACTACAGGGATAGGTTATAAACTTAATCAATTCCATACTGAAATAAACAATATTCTTACTAATGGAAATATAAACAATGGTTTAAATCCAACACAGATTAAAGAAACGTACACCAATAGTTATTTGACCATTCCCCTATTATTAAGTTGCAGGATTAATGATAAAATGTATGTTGGTACTGGTATATCCTATGATTATTTATTCAATTCCCACTGTAGAAAAAAGGTCATCAATAATACAGATCCAATATTTGATAAATACGGCAACATATATTATTTCGGAAAATATAGTCTAATGCTATACTATAAATACACTATCATTCGTAAACTGTCTATAGGACCAAATATATCGATAAGCCCTAACAGAACAAGATCAGAGCTCTTGAGTAATTCAACAGGGCCTTCTATAAGTGTGGATCTGCATTTTGAATTAAGAATTTGA
- a CDS encoding alkaline phosphatase family protein — protein MHTLIVYNGIVLGPLLGIESDEDYTICVLIEISNFEDINAFSINIDGLSIKPSKKLTLIDKYFYLRFEFKKPGLADKYQFIQYCVNYNDTPLKTFNNHFIFSFRIPPSNCVPSISFVSCNGTDIYPNDVPLKYYEGWEKLLDVSPDFLIMGGDQIYADSILYKINGIDKYFKDLKIPIPPDIIRQIESFYLNLYIKSWSNSNMALALATIPNIMTWDDHDIFDGYGSYNDEFQSSPIMIAIFESARFYYELFQLRTMENKTLYEKPVRGTQLKIRNYWIICPDTRTNRTRTRILSCGQYLNLEALLKSIIINDENLNIAEGSSNSNFTICFVLPVPIAHRNYFSIMDQISSLNIYSKKRNIIKNLKFSNSDDLRDHWDHYYHRTEQLKMLNLIFDFGILLHPKYLLILSGDVHSSGASSISKRNNGTVIGTATQLVSSPIVNKPITSFLNIFFGWLSRDKNRLEGFELDFKYFGTFKRKNIIKRNFIKVSQIENKRLNASIYVEENSGWKNTKPEFRNLNKFK, from the coding sequence TTGCATACACTTATTGTATATAATGGGATTGTTTTGGGGCCACTTTTAGGCATTGAGTCAGACGAAGATTATACCATATGTGTATTAATAGAAATCTCCAATTTTGAAGATATTAATGCATTTTCAATTAATATTGATGGTTTGAGTATCAAGCCTAGTAAAAAATTAACATTAATTGATAAATATTTCTATTTACGTTTTGAATTTAAAAAACCTGGACTTGCAGATAAATACCAATTTATTCAATATTGTGTAAACTATAATGATACACCATTAAAAACTTTCAATAATCATTTTATTTTTAGTTTTAGGATTCCACCTTCGAATTGTGTTCCTTCAATAAGTTTTGTTTCATGCAATGGAACAGACATTTATCCTAATGATGTTCCGTTAAAATATTATGAAGGATGGGAGAAGCTCCTTGATGTTTCGCCTGATTTTCTGATCATGGGTGGAGATCAAATTTACGCAGATTCAATACTATATAAAATTAATGGAATTGATAAATATTTTAAAGATTTAAAAATACCGATTCCACCAGATATTATTAGACAAATTGAATCATTTTATTTAAATCTGTATATAAAAAGTTGGTCAAATAGCAATATGGCACTCGCGCTAGCTACTATACCTAACATAATGACATGGGATGATCATGATATATTTGATGGGTATGGTTCATATAATGATGAATTTCAATCGAGTCCCATTATGATAGCCATTTTTGAATCTGCTAGGTTTTATTATGAGCTATTTCAATTGCGAACAATGGAAAATAAAACGCTATATGAAAAGCCAGTGCGTGGAACACAACTAAAGATAAGGAATTATTGGATAATTTGTCCAGATACCCGTACAAATCGCACTCGTACTAGAATTTTATCCTGTGGTCAATATCTTAACTTAGAGGCATTGTTGAAATCAATTATTATTAATGATGAAAATTTAAATATTGCAGAAGGTTCTTCAAATTCGAATTTTACAATTTGTTTTGTGCTTCCAGTTCCGATAGCACATAGGAATTATTTTTCCATAATGGATCAAATATCCAGTTTAAATATATATTCAAAAAAGCGCAATATTATAAAGAATTTAAAATTCTCAAATAGTGATGACTTAAGGGATCATTGGGATCATTATTATCATAGAACGGAGCAATTGAAAATGCTTAATCTTATCTTTGATTTTGGTATTTTATTACATCCTAAATATTTATTAATACTTAGTGGAGATGTCCATTCTAGCGGAGCTTCCAGTATTTCTAAACGCAATAACGGTACTGTAATTGGAACAGCCACTCAATTGGTTTCATCACCCATAGTTAATAAACCAATTACATCTTTTTTAAATATTTTTTTTGGTTGGCTTTCTAGAGATAAAAATAGATTGGAAGGATTTGAACTAGATTTTAAATATTTTGGAACTTTTAAAAGAAAGAATATAATTAAACGAAATTTCATTAAAGTTTCTCAAATTGAGAATAAACGCTTAAACGCATCAATTTATGTTGAAGAGAATTCCGGATGGAAAAATACTAAACCAGAATTTAGGAATTTAAATAAATTTAAATAA
- a CDS encoding patatin-like phospholipase family protein, which translates to MAGKNLKVCLSMGGGVSLGAFSGAALTEALKLLVLFGQDKYGNKYEDVILDGMSGASAGSVSLAIMVRCLIDYKSIMYKDFFLNHIGTSKENVILELEKRLEETYSQEALKEDVKSKMLALEVAQLMQELIWVKEIDTAKLFKEADFDPLKPFGLLNRTAIIDLVRNYFLEGTEKIDVSNRQLLGDRTLMAFSMANMSPMAYGEKGTNLDDPPSLVKTFQTATNINNHNELRVFNFLFEDITELRTDSRYITISPKGTVNSIKNGKSLNSTETWSIITASAIASGAFPVGFAPVVLERYKHEYSKKEWKPKNVNIDKMNYAYIDGGTFNNEPIKEAFKMGYYNDFESVEDGDRLILFVDPSIPDEVKVQQLKSLDPLGDLEKSKLSSLMENKFKGEFGKAYAIVTDLVGMIHGQSKINEEAKVAKFYTSVLFKNTLINYLKSIRNFNLNALFNIDLIKSTYNALEETLEDRQISIGTRDVWELIWKKYKKLCLESNSETCLSESSFKDLYKLINLGNSQGEIDKLLSECSREDKDKIAASFLITITESALNQSGKSELAERAGIFPVILSDVDNPRYRIEDLPGSEFSAFGGFASISAREACFMKARLDSIICLSENDFREYHYNTMLKQNLLNLKPYIDGKTVSKLLDSFKAKYTEKKSKHLLEYEKNILNNLRKPLIKRISSIGDNVINIFLYLKIFGSGIASIFNKNFAYSYILKESLFKDTISKAANIAIKFRYRITSDNAKLKINNKDISVEKGNGYYYFKLFLAQKEYILDINKTNIFNKCYLSTESLRPYNYDEAGKVHSIQIGMSTVFNIVDLNFLENDRDKLVFGINPVVEIEINDNVISITKISELSKSLHEEINS; encoded by the coding sequence ATGGCAGGTAAAAATTTAAAAGTGTGTCTTTCTATGGGAGGTGGTGTTTCACTAGGTGCTTTTTCCGGTGCGGCTTTGACTGAGGCATTAAAGCTATTGGTCTTATTTGGTCAAGACAAGTATGGAAATAAATATGAAGATGTAATTCTTGATGGTATGAGTGGGGCAAGTGCAGGTTCAGTGTCATTGGCTATTATGGTACGCTGCTTGATTGATTATAAATCAATCATGTACAAAGATTTCTTTTTAAACCATATTGGTACAAGTAAGGAAAATGTTATTCTGGAGCTTGAGAAAAGACTAGAAGAAACATATTCTCAAGAAGCATTAAAAGAAGATGTTAAAAGCAAGATGTTGGCTTTGGAAGTTGCTCAATTAATGCAAGAGCTGATATGGGTAAAAGAAATAGATACAGCTAAATTATTTAAGGAAGCTGATTTTGATCCATTGAAGCCATTTGGGTTGTTGAATAGAACCGCGATAATTGATCTAGTTAGGAATTATTTTCTGGAGGGCACAGAAAAAATTGATGTAAGTAATAGACAACTTTTAGGAGATAGAACTCTTATGGCATTTTCAATGGCTAATATGTCGCCAATGGCATATGGAGAGAAGGGAACAAATTTAGATGATCCGCCAAGTTTGGTGAAAACATTTCAAACAGCCACCAATATTAATAACCATAATGAATTGAGAGTATTTAACTTTTTGTTTGAAGATATAACCGAATTAAGAACTGATAGTCGATATATTACTATTTCACCAAAAGGAACCGTCAATAGTATAAAAAATGGAAAATCATTAAATTCTACTGAAACATGGTCTATTATAACTGCTTCAGCTATTGCGAGTGGTGCATTTCCAGTTGGATTTGCACCAGTTGTCTTAGAAAGGTATAAACATGAATATTCGAAGAAAGAATGGAAACCAAAAAATGTCAATATTGATAAGATGAATTATGCCTACATAGATGGTGGTACATTCAACAATGAGCCAATCAAAGAAGCTTTTAAGATGGGATACTACAATGACTTTGAATCTGTTGAAGATGGAGATCGTCTGATTTTGTTTGTCGACCCTTCAATTCCAGATGAAGTTAAAGTACAGCAATTAAAATCTTTAGACCCATTAGGAGATCTTGAGAAAAGTAAATTATCCAGTCTAATGGAAAACAAGTTCAAAGGTGAATTTGGAAAGGCTTACGCAATCGTAACGGATTTAGTAGGAATGATCCATGGACAAAGCAAGATTAATGAAGAAGCTAAAGTAGCTAAGTTTTATACCAGTGTATTATTTAAAAATACATTAATAAATTATCTGAAAAGTATTAGAAATTTTAATCTAAATGCACTATTCAACATTGATTTGATCAAATCCACTTACAATGCATTGGAAGAGACACTTGAAGATAGGCAAATTTCAATTGGAACTAGAGATGTCTGGGAATTAATCTGGAAGAAATACAAAAAACTTTGCTTAGAATCAAATTCAGAAACTTGTTTAAGTGAGTCAAGCTTTAAGGATCTTTATAAATTAATTAATTTGGGTAACTCACAAGGAGAAATTGATAAGTTGCTTTCTGAATGTTCTAGGGAAGACAAGGATAAAATTGCCGCCAGCTTTTTGATTACAATAACTGAATCTGCCTTAAATCAATCTGGCAAAAGTGAGCTAGCCGAAAGAGCTGGTATTTTCCCGGTAATACTTAGTGATGTAGATAATCCTCGATATAGAATTGAAGATTTACCAGGATCCGAGTTTTCTGCATTTGGTGGATTCGCAAGTATATCAGCCAGAGAAGCATGTTTTATGAAAGCAAGATTAGACTCGATTATTTGTTTGTCTGAAAATGATTTTCGTGAGTACCACTATAACACCATGCTCAAGCAAAATTTACTAAATTTAAAGCCATATATTGATGGAAAAACTGTTTCCAAGTTGCTAGATAGTTTTAAAGCAAAGTATACTGAGAAAAAATCAAAGCATTTACTTGAATATGAGAAAAATATTCTTAACAATTTAAGAAAGCCATTGATAAAACGCATTTCTTCAATAGGGGATAATGTTATAAATATTTTTCTATATTTAAAAATATTCGGAAGTGGAATAGCATCTATTTTTAACAAAAATTTCGCTTATAGCTACATACTTAAAGAAAGCTTATTTAAAGACACAATTTCTAAAGCAGCAAATATTGCAATTAAATTCAGATATAGAATTACTTCTGACAACGCAAAGTTAAAGATCAATAATAAAGATATTTCTGTTGAAAAGGGTAATGGTTATTATTATTTTAAACTATTTCTAGCACAGAAAGAATATATACTAGATATAAACAAAACCAATATATTTAATAAATGTTATTTATCAACCGAGAGTCTTCGTCCATATAATTATGATGAGGCAGGCAAGGTACATAGCATTCAAATTGGTATGTCAACCGTGTTTAATATTGTTGATTTAAATTTTCTAGAAAATGATAGAGACAAATTGGTTTTCGGGATTAATCCGGTAGTTGAAATTGAAATAAATGATAATGTAATTTCTATCACTAAAATATCTGAATTATCTAAATCATTACATGAAGAAATTAATTCTTAG
- a CDS encoding PAS domain-containing protein, whose translation MSENIISIVLDFSKWEYNTYRWTLPNTSIIKGVKRLWINNKELLPSAFLVENGFLELIDKSHNITASDRITIDIILTKKASLSSFAQNAILALIAILPALLTFFATTSYTQIHKEKDYKKDAFGPPLVAYNNYPIVWSPNEKTLKLDHEKFMINVDKFIREDNYHAGSDLIYLGQSNNILLNDNESKSYKELLRKYQINQFEDLEEYKNGLFKVPKTIIETIGQMFPDVKLELVLHDARDPIHSVRAIANNMTDRKLGSPASQLAPELIKHYSSTSLDIKPLISYQLKFKNRIFKSTSIPLFDNKFGLFGFICINFDITDITINPNKQYIAQIVSKLARIEMGDLGEELKRN comes from the coding sequence ACATTACCGAATACTTCCATAATAAAAGGGGTCAAAAGATTATGGATTAATAATAAAGAGTTGCTTCCTTCGGCATTCCTTGTAGAAAATGGCTTTCTTGAGTTAATCGATAAATCACATAATATCACAGCGTCAGATAGAATTACAATAGATATTATATTAACTAAAAAAGCTTCTTTAAGTTCATTTGCACAAAATGCCATTTTAGCCTTAATCGCAATTCTTCCTGCTTTACTTACTTTTTTTGCTACCACTTCTTATACTCAAATTCATAAAGAAAAAGATTATAAAAAAGATGCATTTGGGCCACCACTAGTTGCATATAATAACTATCCAATAGTTTGGAGTCCTAACGAAAAAACATTAAAACTTGACCATGAAAAATTTATGATTAATGTCGATAAATTTATTAGAGAAGATAATTATCATGCTGGGTCTGATTTAATATATCTAGGTCAATCTAATAATATTTTGCTAAATGATAATGAAAGCAAAAGTTATAAAGAACTATTGAGAAAATATCAAATAAATCAATTTGAGGATTTAGAGGAATATAAAAACGGATTGTTTAAAGTGCCAAAAACAATAATCGAAACGATTGGACAAATGTTTCCTGATGTAAAATTAGAACTTGTCCTTCACGATGCTCGTGATCCTATTCATTCTGTAAGGGCAATTGCGAACAACATGACAGATCGCAAATTAGGCTCTCCAGCGTCTCAACTTGCACCTGAACTAATAAAGCATTATTCATCAACATCATTAGATATTAAACCATTAATATCATATCAGCTTAAATTCAAGAATAGAATTTTTAAATCAACCTCCATACCTTTATTTGATAATAAATTTGGGTTATTTGGATTTATTTGTATTAATTTCGATATAACAGACATTACAATTAACCCAAATAAACAGTATATAGCACAAATAGTTAGTAAATTAGCAAGAATTGAAATGGGAGACTTAGGAGAAGAGTTAAAGCGAAATTAA